The following proteins come from a genomic window of Azotosporobacter soli:
- a CDS encoding nuclease-related domain-containing protein: protein MAQIHRGTNTLMGKANRNLAAGVGCLVLVVVFFYMLFIERMVVTSWYFLLPIMAALLGSGYYVRRGIIFRFGARGETVGLAHALNLPDDYHVFTNLKICYQNYCQEADLIIVGIKGVYVVEVKNHNGKIVGDGEAAIWTQHKIGRGGGRYSKEMPNPIKQVRGQVYKLSKLFKENGINVWVDGIVLFTNEAVNVHINSNQTGTPVLHPTKRLNQHILTHNNRQYLNKNLVSKVVEILNQVKD from the coding sequence ATGGCTCAAATTCATCGCGGAACCAATACCCTAATGGGGAAGGCAAATCGGAATCTGGCGGCGGGCGTCGGCTGTCTGGTTTTGGTCGTAGTCTTCTTCTACATGCTGTTTATTGAACGGATGGTCGTGACAAGCTGGTACTTCTTACTGCCGATCATGGCGGCTTTGCTCGGCTCCGGCTATTATGTCCGGCGCGGCATCATCTTTCGTTTCGGCGCGCGCGGCGAGACGGTCGGTCTGGCGCATGCGCTGAATCTGCCGGATGACTACCATGTCTTTACTAATCTGAAAATCTGCTATCAGAATTATTGCCAGGAAGCGGATTTGATCATCGTCGGCATCAAAGGCGTCTATGTCGTTGAGGTTAAGAACCATAACGGTAAGATCGTCGGCGACGGCGAGGCGGCGATCTGGACGCAACATAAGATCGGCCGAGGCGGCGGACGTTATTCCAAAGAAATGCCGAACCCGATCAAGCAGGTGCGCGGGCAGGTCTACAAGCTTTCCAAGCTGTTCAAAGAAAACGGCATCAATGTCTGGGTTGACGGGATCGTGCTTTTTACCAATGAAGCCGTCAACGTGCATATCAACAGCAATCAGACAGGCACGCCGGTGCTGCATCCGACGAAGCGCCTGAATCAACACATCCTGACGCATAACAACCGCCAATATCTGAATAAGAATCTGGTCAGCAAAGTCGTTGAAATCCTGAATCAGGTAAAGGACTGA